From the Streptomyces camelliae genome, one window contains:
- a CDS encoding LysR family transcriptional regulator, with the protein MELRQLKYLVTVVEEASFTHAATKLHVAQPGVSAQVRQLERELGETLLDRSGRGVRPTAAGEAILPYARAALAAVEGARASIDELTGLVRGQVRIGALPSMASIDLPEVLAGFHRRHPDVDISLAEGTAEHLALELHAGRLDLALLGAGVLPPGVATQVVADEALVAAVHPSDPLARRERITAGALRDRPLISLPTGTGLRACADEACAAAGFQPHIALEAGDPHMVTRFAARGLGVALVSESLARAHAPEVSTVTIVRAPRARILLAWRADGPAGPAARALIRHARAALPDLPRSRPNSSHPGQES; encoded by the coding sequence ATGGAGCTCAGGCAGCTGAAGTATCTCGTCACGGTGGTCGAGGAAGCCAGCTTCACGCACGCGGCGACCAAACTGCATGTGGCCCAGCCTGGTGTGAGCGCCCAAGTACGCCAGCTGGAGCGGGAGTTGGGCGAAACCTTGCTGGACCGCTCCGGCCGCGGCGTCCGCCCGACCGCGGCCGGGGAGGCGATCCTCCCCTACGCCCGGGCCGCGCTGGCGGCGGTGGAGGGTGCACGCGCCTCCATCGACGAGCTCACCGGACTGGTCCGCGGTCAGGTGCGGATCGGGGCGCTGCCCTCCATGGCGTCCATCGATCTGCCCGAGGTGCTGGCGGGTTTCCATCGCCGGCACCCGGACGTCGACATCTCGCTCGCCGAGGGCACCGCCGAGCATCTGGCCCTGGAACTGCACGCCGGCCGCCTGGACCTGGCCCTGCTCGGAGCGGGGGTGCTGCCGCCGGGCGTGGCGACTCAGGTCGTCGCGGACGAAGCACTCGTCGCCGCGGTGCATCCGTCGGATCCCCTGGCACGGCGGGAGCGCATCACCGCCGGCGCGCTGCGCGACCGCCCGCTGATCAGCCTGCCGACCGGCACCGGACTGCGGGCCTGCGCCGACGAGGCGTGTGCGGCGGCCGGTTTCCAGCCGCACATCGCCTTGGAGGCGGGCGATCCGCACATGGTGACACGGTTCGCGGCGCGCGGGTTGGGCGTCGCCCTGGTCTCGGAGTCGTTGGCCCGGGCGCACGCACCGGAGGTCAGCACCGTCACCATCGTCCGCGCACCACGGGCGCGCATCCTGCTCGCCTGGCGGGCGGACGGGCCGGCCGGCCCGGCGGCCCGGGCGCTCATCCGCCACGCCCGCGCCGCTCTACCGGACCTCCCCCGGTCCCGCCCGAACTCCTCGCACCCCGGCCAGGAAAGCTGA
- a CDS encoding ketoacyl-ACP synthase III family protein: MAPSAIDFTSGPGLHIASAAAQIPPALPLEQAVRDGLISEEDAKITGYSAVTVAKESDTLLDLAYAAALAATTRADMSGTDIGAVFFVSVFPFTRPPLYSVATAIAEAVRSPCAFAAEMSGGCAAGLNSLTLAAHRLLASQDRAALVVAGDVWRQPHIDRFNCEPGYIFADGAAAVVLSREAGYARLLSAATLTDPTLSGLHAPVPSTRTPVDITARAHAFLKNRMGTDAVLGRLRSGLTSTIDAALSQARVSLADVAHVIVPAIGEPFLYRNYLDPLGIPVSRSTWDYSEVTGHTGAADQFGALAHLVDTDRCSSGDVILMIAEGLGFQWSVVVLEVQ; this comes from the coding sequence TTGGCCCCCAGCGCTATCGACTTCACGTCGGGGCCCGGACTCCACATCGCCTCGGCGGCAGCCCAGATCCCACCTGCTCTGCCCCTCGAACAAGCCGTTCGCGACGGGCTGATCTCGGAAGAAGACGCCAAGATCACCGGATACAGCGCCGTCACCGTCGCGAAGGAATCGGACACCCTCCTCGACCTCGCGTACGCCGCCGCCCTGGCGGCCACCACGCGCGCGGACATGTCCGGCACGGACATCGGCGCCGTGTTCTTCGTGAGCGTATTTCCCTTCACCCGCCCGCCGCTGTACAGCGTGGCCACGGCAATCGCCGAGGCCGTCCGCTCTCCGTGTGCCTTCGCCGCCGAGATGTCGGGCGGGTGCGCGGCCGGGCTCAACTCCCTCACCCTCGCCGCGCATCGCCTGCTCGCCTCCCAGGACCGCGCCGCCCTCGTCGTCGCCGGTGATGTGTGGCGCCAGCCCCACATCGATCGCTTCAACTGCGAACCGGGCTACATATTCGCCGACGGCGCCGCCGCCGTCGTACTCAGTCGCGAGGCCGGGTACGCCCGTCTCCTCTCCGCCGCGACCCTCACCGATCCCACCCTGAGCGGCCTGCACGCTCCCGTTCCCTCGACCCGGACACCGGTCGACATCACCGCGCGCGCTCACGCGTTCCTCAAGAACCGGATGGGCACGGACGCGGTTCTCGGCCGCCTCCGGTCCGGTCTGACGTCCACGATCGACGCCGCCCTTTCCCAGGCCCGTGTCAGCCTGGCCGACGTGGCCCACGTCATCGTCCCGGCCATCGGGGAGCCGTTCCTGTACCGGAATTACCTCGACCCACTGGGCATACCCGTTTCTCGCTCCACGTGGGACTACTCCGAGGTGACCGGACACACAGGCGCTGCCGACCAGTTCGGTGCCCTCGCACATCTCGTGGACACCGACCGGTGCAGCAGCGGTGATGTCATTCTCATGATTGCCGAGGGCCTCGGATTCCAATGGAGCGTCGTGGTTCTCGAAGTCCAGTAG
- the sigJ gene encoding RNA polymerase sigma factor SigJ, with protein MTTESEPEHDRSDPSLSVIMSERRQLINLAYRLLGSLADAEDAVQETYARWYAMPREDQDAIESPGAWLTTVTSRVCLNLLGSARVRRETYVGEWIPEPLPERTEWSTARSGGTHMDPADRVTLDESVSMAFLVVLESMTPAERVAFVLHDVFRYSFAEVAEIVGRTPAACRQLASSARRRVSSSRASATSTVRQADIVRGFKQVWEAKDIGGLIGLLDPNATVIADGGGVVSAVSRPVEGGELIARACVDLAERAPLTILERTVNGQPGLVSLQDGLTVAVLAFDVVDDRIKHIWAVLNPEKLRPWTTV; from the coding sequence ATGACCACCGAATCGGAGCCGGAGCACGACCGGTCCGATCCAAGCCTGAGCGTGATCATGAGCGAGCGGCGTCAGTTAATCAATCTCGCCTACCGGCTTCTCGGCTCGCTGGCCGATGCCGAGGACGCCGTCCAGGAGACCTACGCCCGGTGGTACGCGATGCCGCGCGAGGATCAGGACGCCATCGAATCCCCGGGCGCCTGGCTGACGACGGTGACCAGCCGTGTCTGCCTCAACCTGCTCGGCTCGGCCCGGGTTCGGCGCGAGACGTATGTGGGCGAATGGATCCCGGAGCCGCTTCCGGAACGCACGGAGTGGTCCACGGCGCGGTCGGGCGGCACGCACATGGACCCGGCCGACCGGGTCACCCTCGACGAGTCGGTCAGCATGGCGTTCCTCGTCGTGCTGGAGTCGATGACCCCGGCCGAGCGGGTGGCCTTCGTCCTGCACGACGTCTTCCGCTACTCCTTCGCCGAGGTGGCCGAGATCGTCGGCCGGACGCCGGCGGCCTGCCGCCAGTTGGCCTCCTCCGCCCGCCGCCGCGTCAGCTCCTCGCGGGCCTCCGCGACCTCGACGGTCCGGCAGGCCGACATCGTCAGGGGGTTCAAGCAGGTGTGGGAGGCCAAGGACATCGGCGGCCTCATCGGCCTGCTCGATCCCAACGCCACGGTGATCGCCGACGGCGGCGGCGTGGTCTCCGCCGTGTCCCGGCCGGTCGAGGGCGGCGAGCTGATCGCGCGCGCCTGCGTCGATCTCGCCGAGCGGGCACCTTTGACGATCCTGGAGCGTACGGTCAACGGTCAGCCCGGGCTGGTGAGCCTGCAGGACGGCCTCACGGTGGCGGTGCTGGCCTTCGATGTCGTCGACGACCGGATCAAGCACATCTGGGCGGTGCTCAACCCCGAGAAGCTGCGGCCCTGGACGACGGTCTGA
- a CDS encoding cytochrome P450: MEYSPYDEQLNVDPYPLYARLRETAPVHHNEDLDIWALSRHADVDAALRDSAGFSSANGPLLDSAIWGTDAHKVMSFNAMDPPEHTRTRALVSAVFSPRRMAGLEPRIRDIVRTHLEPAMERESFDFVTDVAATVPMDVISELIGVPADDRAEARRLINLAFHRPPGARDLTPENAQAMGALAEHYVRWVDERRRTPGTDLLTTLAQASVDGSPLTDQQIIALLGLLVTAGYETSLRLLGNAWYWAWRHPEQRARAFDGQITNWVEETLRYDTPIQYLVRTLTEDRTLHGVRLPKGARVLLLIGAANRDPEVFADAERFDLGRDTHRAISFGGGPHFCLGAPLARLEARIVLDELAARISAYEIDPDRIVRVYTTNIRGFSSLPTTIKLR; this comes from the coding sequence GTGGAGTACAGCCCCTACGACGAGCAGCTCAACGTTGACCCTTACCCGCTGTACGCGCGGCTCCGGGAGACGGCGCCCGTCCATCACAACGAAGACCTGGACATCTGGGCGCTGTCCCGGCACGCGGATGTGGACGCCGCGTTGCGTGACTCGGCGGGGTTCTCCAGCGCCAACGGTCCCCTGCTGGACTCCGCCATCTGGGGAACCGACGCGCACAAGGTGATGTCGTTCAACGCCATGGACCCGCCCGAGCACACCCGGACGCGGGCCCTGGTGTCGGCGGTGTTCAGCCCCCGGCGCATGGCCGGACTGGAGCCGCGGATCCGCGACATCGTGCGCACCCACCTCGAACCGGCAATGGAGCGCGAATCGTTCGACTTCGTCACCGATGTGGCGGCCACGGTCCCGATGGACGTGATCTCGGAACTGATCGGGGTCCCGGCCGACGACCGGGCGGAGGCGCGCCGCCTGATCAACCTCGCGTTCCACCGCCCGCCGGGCGCCCGCGACCTCACGCCCGAGAACGCCCAGGCGATGGGCGCGCTGGCGGAACACTACGTGCGCTGGGTCGACGAGCGGCGCCGCACGCCGGGCACAGACCTGCTGACCACGCTGGCGCAGGCGTCGGTCGACGGCTCCCCCCTGACCGACCAGCAGATCATCGCCCTGCTGGGGCTGCTGGTCACGGCCGGCTATGAAACGAGCCTGCGGCTGCTGGGCAACGCCTGGTACTGGGCATGGCGGCATCCCGAGCAGCGCGCCCGCGCCTTCGACGGGCAGATCACGAACTGGGTCGAGGAGACCCTGCGTTACGACACTCCCATCCAGTACCTGGTCCGCACGCTCACCGAGGACCGGACCCTGCACGGCGTCCGGCTGCCGAAGGGCGCGCGCGTCCTGCTGCTGATCGGCGCCGCCAACCGCGACCCCGAGGTGTTCGCGGACGCGGAACGCTTCGACCTCGGCCGGGACACCCACCGCGCGATCAGTTTCGGGGGCGGCCCGCACTTCTGCCTCGGTGCTCCGCTGGCCCGGCTGGAGGCTCGGATCGTCCTGGACGAACTCGCGGCCCGGATCAGCGCGTACGAGATCGACCCGGACCGGATCGTCCGCGTCTACACCACCAACATCCGTGGGTTCTCCTCGCTGCCCACCACGATCAAGCTCCGCTGA
- a CDS encoding LLM class F420-dependent oxidoreductase, with protein MKFGVSTFVTDKGIAPDELGAALEERGFDSLFVTEHSHIPVSRDTPFPGGGELPEVYYRTFDPVVVLTAAAVATQRLRLGTGIALIPQRDPIVFAKEMASLDQVSGGRAVLGIGAGWNREEMRDHGTDPRTRMALMRERVLAMKELWTREQAEFHGKYVDFPPAYSWPKPLHPIPVLVGGWGPGTFDRVLEYGDGWFPYAANPEVLAAGIAELRERAGRRVPVVVHAAAPEPQAVVGLTEAGVDEITFNLPPAPRDETLRRLDRMAGLLD; from the coding sequence ATGAAATTCGGCGTATCGACGTTCGTGACCGACAAGGGGATCGCGCCCGACGAGCTCGGGGCAGCGCTGGAGGAACGCGGGTTCGACTCGCTGTTCGTGACCGAGCACAGCCATATCCCGGTCAGCCGGGACACGCCGTTCCCTGGCGGAGGTGAGCTGCCCGAAGTCTATTACCGCACGTTCGACCCGGTCGTGGTGCTCACCGCCGCCGCCGTCGCCACCCAGCGGCTGCGGCTGGGCACCGGCATCGCGCTGATCCCCCAGCGCGACCCGATCGTCTTCGCCAAGGAGATGGCCTCGCTGGACCAGGTGTCCGGCGGCCGCGCCGTCCTCGGTATCGGCGCCGGCTGGAACCGGGAGGAGATGCGCGACCACGGCACCGACCCGCGCACCCGGATGGCGCTGATGCGCGAGCGCGTCCTGGCGATGAAGGAGCTGTGGACCCGCGAACAGGCCGAGTTCCACGGCAAGTACGTGGACTTCCCCCCGGCGTACTCCTGGCCGAAGCCGCTCCACCCGATACCCGTGCTGGTCGGTGGCTGGGGGCCGGGAACGTTCGACCGGGTGCTGGAGTACGGCGACGGCTGGTTCCCGTACGCCGCGAACCCCGAGGTGCTCGCCGCCGGCATCGCCGAGCTGCGGGAGCGTGCCGGGCGGCGGGTGCCGGTGGTGGTGCACGCGGCCGCGCCCGAGCCCCAGGCCGTGGTGGGCCTGACGGAGGCGGGGGTGGACGAGATCACCTTCAACCTGCCGCCCGCGCCGCGCGACGAGACCCTGCGCCGCCTTGACCGGATGGCCGGGTTGCTGGACTGA